A single region of the Ziziphus jujuba cultivar Dongzao chromosome 10, ASM3175591v1 genome encodes:
- the LOC107410784 gene encoding uncharacterized protein LOC107410784 isoform X2 encodes MAEKLAPEKRHIFLHNGQKVFEWDQTLEEVNIYINLPPNVHPKQFYCKIQSKHLELGIKGNPPYLNHDLTCPVKTDSSFWTLEDDTMHITLQKRDKGQTWASPILGEGQLDPYSSDLEQKRLMLQRFQEENP; translated from the exons ATGGCTGAGAAATTGGCTCCGGAGAAGCGCCACATCTTCTTGCACAATG GTCAGAAGGTTTTCGAATGGGATCAGACCCTTGAGGAAgtgaatatatacataaatctaCCGCCAAATGTTCATCCGAAGCAATTCTACTGCAAAATTCAGTCTAAGCATCTCGAACTTGGAATCAAAGGCAACCCTCCTTACCTCAAT CATGATCTTACTTGCCCAGTGAAGACAGATTCATCTTTCTGGACATtgg AGGATGATACAATGCACATAACCCTACAGAAGAGGGACAAAGGTCAGACATGGGCTTCTCCCATATTGGGTGAGGGTCAGCTAGATCCTTATTCCTCCGACCTCGAACAGAAGCGCCTGATGCTTCAGAGATTTCAAGAAGAG
- the LOC107410780 gene encoding vacuolar cation/proton exchanger 3 — translation MESDHEEVMNNNIENGITSDFQKGTGGGNKEINMWNTSSATARTPLTMSSSLLRKKSDPILVSKVRFQILSDFLTNLQEVILGTKLALLFPAIPLAVVANFYHFGRPWIFALSLLGLTPLAERVSFLTEQIAYFTGPTVGGLLNATCGNATELIIALFALHQKKIEVVKYSLLGSILSNLLLVLGTSLLCGGLANLKKEQRYDRKQADVNSLLLLLGLLCHLLPLMFKYAAGPGVSVATNTLQLSRASSIFMLVAYVAYIFFQLKTHRQLFDSQEEDEEEEKALIGFWSAFSWLVGMTIIIALLSEYVVGTIEAASNSWGISVSFISIILLPIVGNAAEHAGSIIFALKNKLDISLGVALGSATQISMFVVPLSVVVAWIMQINMDLDFSLLETSSLAFTIIITAFTLQDGTSHYLKGVVLCLCYVIIAACYFVQKTPLNQTGFVKLDVEFQPHSTGFLSA, via the exons ATGGAATCTGATCATGAGGAGGTTATGAACAACAACATTGAAAATGGAATAACGAGCGATTTCCAAAAGGGTACAGGTGGTGGAAATAAGGAGATCAATATGTGGAACACTAGTAGTGCAACTGCAAGGACACCCCTAACCATGTCTTCGTCTTTACTCAGAAAGAAGTCTGATCCAATTCTGGTTTCTAAGGTTCGCTTCCAAATTCTCAGCGACTTCCTCACCAATTTGCAGGAGGTCATTCTTGGCACCAAACTTGCTCTTCTTTTCCCTGCTATTCCGCTTGCTGTTGTTGCCAATTTTTATCACTTTGGAAGA CCTTGGATATTTGCATTGAGTTTACTTGGACTCACCCCACTAGCTGAACGTGTCAGCTTCCTGACTGA ACAAATTGCTTACTTCACTGGGCCAACAG TTGGAGGACTGCTAAATGCAACATGTGGGAATGCAACAGAGCTAATCATAGCATTATTTGCCCTCCaccaaaagaaaatagaagTTGTAAAGTACTCCCTCTTGGGCTCCATTCTTTCAAACCTCCTTCTTGTTCTTGGGACCTCTCTTCTCTGCGGGGGTTTGGCCAACCTCAAAAAGGAACAAAGATATGATAGA AAACAAGCAGATGTGAACTCACTCTTGCTGTTGCTGGGGTTGCTATGCCACTTGCTTCCATTGATGTTCAAATATGCAGCAGGGCCTGGTGTTTCTGTTGCCACTAATACACTTCAATTGTCAAGAGCAAGTAGCATTTTTATGCTTGTTGCATATGTAGCTTATATCTTCTTCCAGTTAAAAACACACAGGCAGTTGTTTGATTCTCAAGAG GAAGATGAAGAGGAGGAAAAGGCGTTAATAGGGTTTTGGAGTGCGTTTAGTTGGCTGGTTGGTATGACAATCATCATAGCTTTGCTCTCTGAGTATGTTGTGGGCACAATTGAG GCTGCATCAAATTCATGGGGGATTTCTGTCAGCTTTATCAGCATCATTTTGCTTCCAATTGTGGGAAATGCAGCAGAACATGCTGGATCAATCATATTTGCTCTCAAGAACAAGTTG GATATATCTTTGGGAGTTGCTTTGGGATCAGCAACTCAAATTTCAATGTTTGTG GTTCCTTTAAGTGTGGTTGTTGCCTGGATAATGCAAATCAATATGGACCTTGATTTCAGTCTTCTTGAaacttcttctcttgctttcacCATAATCATCACAGCTTTCACATTGCAG GATGGAACTTCACATTACTTGAAAGGAGTAGTTCTTTGCCTCTGCTATGTTATCATTGCTGCATGCTATTTTGTTCAAAAAACTCCACTAA ACCAAACAGGATTTGTCAAGTTGGATGTAGAATTTCAACCACATTCCACCGGTTTCTTGTCTGCTTGA
- the LOC107410827 gene encoding (S)-8-oxocitronellyl enol synthase CYC2: MVEKLKLKQISEPKSLQMGAKESYTPEALHKNVAIIFGVTGLVGKELAKRLISKSEWKVYGVARNPEIMPIKHSNFNFIQCDLLNAFEAEKKLSLLWDVTHVFWITWASQFQLDSKECCEQNIAMMSNALNSIIPRAKSLKHVSLQTGMKHYVSLQGPFDDDDEVMQLRYYSEESPRVEKSFNFYYVLEDFLKGRLKSKIAWTIHRPGLIMGSSNRTLYNFMGSLCVYGTICKYLNLPFVFGGTRKCWEEICIDGSDSRLVAEQHIWAATNEKTYSIDGQAFNAINGTSFTWKEIWPVLGMKFGVEVVFSEEFWFSKSMADKEKVWEDIVEKEGLVPTKMEDLANWKFIDALFRCPVKILGTREKADGLGFTVRYKTLDSILYWLESMRDEKLIP, encoded by the coding sequence ATGGTTGAAAAGCTCAAACTGAAGCAAATATCAGAACCCAAATCTTTGCAAATGGGAGCTAAAGAATCTTACACACCAGAAGCTCTCCATAAAAATGTTGCAATAATTTTTGGTGTTACTGGGCTCGTTGGGAAAGAGCTGGCCAAGAGGCTGATCTCCAAATCAGAATGGAAGGTCTATGGGGTTGCTAGAAACCCAGAAATCATGCCCATTAAGCAttccaatttcaatttcattcaATGCGATCTGCTAAACGCTTTTGAGGCCGAAAAGAAGCTGTCCCTTTTATGGGATGTGACCCATGTGTTTTGGATCACTTGGGCAAGCCAATTCCAGTTGGATAGCAAAGAGTGTTGCGAGCAGAACATAGCAATGATGTCCAACGCCTTGAATTCCATCATTCCCAGAGCCAAGTCTCTGAAGCATGTTTCTCTTCAGACAGGGATGAAGCACTATGTTTCTTTGCAAGGCccttttgatgatgatgatgaggtaATGCAACTTCGTTATTATAGTGAGGAAAGCCCGAGGGTTgaaaaaagtttcaatttttactaCGTCCTTGAAGATTTTCTCAAGGGTAGGCTGAAATCTAAGATTGCTTGGACGATTCACAGGCCTGGTTTGATAATGGGTAGTTCGAATAGGACTTTGTACAATTTCATGGGGAGTTTGTGTGTTTATGGAACAATCTGTAAGTATTTGAATCTCCCATTTGTGTTTGGTGGGACAAGAAAATGTTGGGAAGAGATTTGCATTGATGGGTCTGATTCAAGGCTAGTAGCTGAACAGCATATCTGGGCAGCTACAAATGAGAAAACCTACTCCATTGATGGCCAAGCTTTCAATGCCATTAATGGCACAAGTTTCACATGGAAAGAGATATGGCCGGTTCTTGGAATGAAGTTTGGTGTTGAAGTAGTGTTTTCAGAGGAGTTTTGGTTCTCCAAATCCATGGCTGATAAGGAAAAAGTTTGGGAAGATATTGTGGAGAAGGAAGGACTTGTTCCAACGAAAATGGAAGATCTGGCTAACTGGAAATTCATAGATGCTCTATTTCGTTGCCCTGTTAAAATTCTTGGGACGAGAGAGAAAGCTGATGGGCTTGGTTTTACTGTGAGGTATAAGACATTGGATTCAATCTTGTATTGGCTAGAATCTATGAGAGATGAAAAACTAATCCCataa